The DNA sequence CGAGCACGTATTGTTCATTGCAGCAGGGGCTTTTCATGTTGCGAAACCTTCTGATTTAATTGCGGAGCTTCAGGGACGTTTCCCGATTCGTGTTGAATTGAAGGATTTGACAAAAGACGATTTCTATCAGATCATCAAAGAGCCTAAGAATGCTTTGACCAAGCAGTATGAGGCGCTTTTTGATGCCGAGAAAGTGAAGCTGACGTTCAATGATGAGGCTTTGCATGAATTGGCACAAATCGCTTTTGATATTAATGCGGAAGTAGAGAACATTGGCGCACGTCGTTTACACACAGTGATGAGTCATTTACTGAACGATTTCCTTTTTGATATTCCCGATGTAATTGGTGAGAACGCCCATGTGGTTGTTACCAAAGAATTGGTGCTGGAGAAGCTATCGGGTGCGGTAAAAAACAAAGACCTCTCTCATTTTATACTTTAAGAGCAGGTAAAATTATAATATTTAAAGGAGGGTTTTTCCCTCCTTTTTTATTTGCCTACAGTTGAGTATATTTTATCATTCAAAGAAATTACAAACTTTAAAGCAACCACAATGAACTATTATATTATTACGGGAAGTAGCAGAGGAATTGGTCGTGCTTTGGTGGATCAGCTTACGAATGATCCTGAAAATGAAGTGATAGGTATTGCAAGAAGTTATCAGCAGGCAAAGAAAAATTATCACCATATTGAGTTTGATCTCGGTAATATTGAGGAGCTGAAATCACAGGTCAGTCATTTTTTTGAAACCGTAAAAGCTCCCAAGCGCGTGGTACTGATTAATAATGCAGGAACATTGGGGGAAATAGGACATGTAGGGAGCCTTTCGGCGGATGGGCTGGAGCAAGTGATGAACCTTAACGTGACCACGCCCACCATACTGATGAATGAATTTGTGCGACAGTTTTCTGGGGTTCAGGCCGAGAAAGTAATCCTGAACATCAGTTCTGGTGCAGGAAAATACCCTGTGGATGGCTGGTCGGCATATTGCGCTTCCAAGTCGGCACTTGACCTGTTCTCCAAAGTGGTGGCGGAAGAATGTATTTTGAATGAAAATGACATCAAGGTCTTTTCCGTAGCGCCAGGGGTGGTTGATACTGAAATGCAATCGCAGATCAGGGAGGCGGCTCCAGAGCAATTCAGGACCAAAGGCAAGTTCGTGAAGCTGAAAGAAGAACAGATGCTCAGTGCTCCTGCGTCGGTAGCGCAAAAGCTGTTGGAGGTCATCAATTTTCCCGATCGCTTTTCGGAGGTGCTACTCGACGTCAGGAAGTTCTAAACCAGGCGCCATCTCTTCAGTTGATTTCCTCGGGGCTTTCAGGTGTGTTATACGACCTTTAATTTGCCCATCGCTCAGTTCTTTCCAGCTGTTTACAGGGAATTCAATCTGGCAGTAGGCCGCTGTTGGGAAATGCTCAATATCGACATCCGTCAGGTGGCTGATTAATGCTGAGAGGTCAGGCTCATGCCCGATAAACATCAGCCGATTGTGCTGCGGATCAGTTTGTTCAATGGATTTGAAATAATCTTTAATACGGCCATGAAACAGGTGCTCGTCCACCGAGATGTTTTTTTGTGACAGGTGCCATAAATCAACCATAATTGCACCCGTAGCGACGGTTCGTGTTGCAGGGCTGCAAATCACCTTATCAGGGATCATTTTCAGCCTTTTGATTTCCAACCCTTGACTCATGGCATTTTTTTCTCCTCTTGAATTAAGTGGTCGGTCGATATCGTCAAGTTCAGGGAAATCCCAGCTTGATTTTGCATGTCTTGTGATCAGGATATATTTCATATTGTATGGAAGGGCTTATTAACAATGTTGTTTCATAAATCGTCTATTGAGTATAAGCGCAGTTGATCAGATTAGTTTATTTAATTTTGTCCAGGCATTTACAGGAATCATGGAAATGACAATTCAGGCTTTAAAAAAATTAGTGAGGCAAGGAGAAGGTCAAGAGCTGGAGTTTAAGAAAAAAGCCAACCATCCAGAGAAGATCGTCAAGGAAGTCGTCGCTTTTGCCAATGCAAAAGGGGGGCGGTTACTGATTGGTGTGGATGATTTTGGCGGCCTTGCGGGTTGCCGTTACCCTGAAGAGGAAGCCTTTGTTTTGGAGCGTGCTTTCGATCAGATGATCTTTCCTGCCCTGCCGATGTACAAATCATACATTACGCTTGATAATGGGTTTACAGTGATTATTTACGATATCCCCGAAGGGGTGCAGAAACCTTACAAGGTTAAAACGGCAGAACATGCCAAGGTGTATATTCGGCAGCAAGACCGAAGTATTCAGGCGTCTGGGCCACTGAAAGAAATCCTCAGGCGACGTGCCTATCCGAAGAATATTCAGTTTGAAGTCGGGCCGATCGAAAAGCAATTGTTGGTTGCCGTGGAGGAAAATAACAGCATTACTGTGGCGGAGCTTTCGGAATTGGCTTCCATTTCCAAAAAAATGGCCGCCAAACGTTTGATCACCCTCGTGTTGGCCAATGTGCTGGAGATTATCCCACAGGAAACAGGCGACCTTTATGTGCTCAGCAATAAAGCGCACTCGGCATAAAAAAACCGTTGAGCTTGAAAAACGCAACGGTTAAATATAAAAGAACTTTACAATGGCTATTTCCACGAAGTGTGTTTCACTAAAAGAGCCGCTTTTAAAATATCCCTTCTACTGACCAACCCCAATAATTTCCCATTTTCAACGACAGGAAACCGCTTATAAGGCGAACGCAGGAACATCTGTGCAACATCTAAAAGGTCCATGTCAGGTGAAACAGTCGTGATCTCGGTGGTCATGTAATCCTTAACCATCGTGCCGCGAACAGGGTGATTGTTATAAGCACGGTCGAGGATCATTTTCAGAAAATCTTTTTCTGTAATTATGCCAATCATATGGCCACGGTCGTCTAACACAGGTGCACCACTGATTCTTTTTTCCAGCAAAAAGTCCATAGCGTCAAAAGCGTTTTCAATAGGGCTCAAGCTGACCAGTTGCTTGTTCATAAAGCGCGTTACTTTCTCGTACTGATAACGGTTGTCAACTGGTTCCTTCCGTGCGGGTGTGAAGTTCATAAGCTTTGAGTTTTAGTTTGATAATATAGAATATACAAAAAATAAAGCTCATTATCAATGAGTTAGCGTTTGCGCAGGCGTGCTTTTACTGATAATTCAACCAAAAAGGCTAATCAATCACGCATTCGTATATTTTTTTATGGAATTTTTTTTCCAAACGTAAGGAAACCGCCATGATTATCAGACAAATTATATCAACATCATTGAGATTATCAATAAATTAATTACCTTTGCACGACTAAATCATTAAGTCATTCTTTGGATGACTTTTTTGGTGAAAGACAAATTATCACCCTCGCATGCAATTTGTTGTCATTCGGGGGTTTTTCAGTTAATTGGCAACTCAATTAAAAGTATACTACTTTGGATATTACATTAGACAAAAGCTCGAACACGGAAGCCTCTATTTCCATCAAGTTGACAGAGGCGGACTACAGTGAGAAGGTTGATAAAAAAATCAAGCAGTACGCAAAGCAAGCTGACATCAAAGGTTTCCGTAAAGGAAAAGTGCCTGCAGGCGTAGTGCGTAGAATGTACGGAACTTCAATTCTTGTTGACGAGGTGAATCACCTTTTGTCGCACGCAGTAGAAGATTACATTCGTGACAACAAATTGCAAATCATTGGTCAGCCATTGCCTAACGTTGAGAACAACGCTAACATTGACTGGGAGACGCAGAAAGAATTTGAATTCTCGTACTCAATTGGTTTGGTGAACGATATCACTTATAGCACTGACTTGACAATTGATACTTACTCAATCAATGTTGGTGAAGAGCAATTGAACGAAACAATCGAGAACTTGTTGAAAAACGGTGGCGAGCAGACTTCTCCTGAAGTAGCTGAAGAAACTGATAAAGTAACAGGTGACTTGGCAATCGAAGGCGAAGAAGAAGCAGTTCACGTAATGGTGGATATCGCTGAATTGGCAACAAAAACAGGTAAAGAAATCTTTATCGGTGCTAAAGCTGAAGATACAATTACTTTCGACATCCGTAAAGCTTACCGTTCAAACGAGAAAGTAGCGACTTTCTTGAACCGCGAGGAAGAAGAAGTAAAAGAAATTAAAGGCGACGTTACATTGACTGTTAAATCGATCTCTCGTATCGAAGAAGCAGAAATGAACCAAGCATTTTTCGACAAAATCTTGGGTCCAGACAAAGTAACTTCTGAGGAGGAATTCCGTGCAGAGGTAGCTAAAGTGATGGGCGAAAACTACGATCAGCAAGTAGAAAACTACACTGCGCGCCAAATCCAAGACCAATTGGTAGAGAAAGCGGAGATGGAACTTCCTGAGACTTTCCTGAAACGTTGGTTGGTAGAAACGCAAGAAGGTTTGACTGCTGAGAAAGTAGAAGAAGATTTCGAGAACTACAAAAAAGAATTCAAATGGATGTTGTTGGCAGATAAAATCGCTGCTGATAACGAAATCCGTGTAGAAGACGCAGACGTTAAAAAACGTGCTGGTGATATGTTCAAAGCGCAGTTCGGTGCTATGGGCGGCGGCGTTGATAACGAGCAGTTGGAAGAGATGTTGAAAGGTATCGTTGACAACTACTTGAAAGAAAACAACGGCCAAAACTACATGAACATCTACAACCAAGTTCGTTTCGATCAGATCATCAAATTGGCGACTGAAAAAGCGACTTTGAATGAGCAAGATGTTACTTTCGAGGAGTTTACAAAAGCAGTTTCTGAAGCTTAATTCTCTTTGAATAATTATATTTAAGTCGGCACTTCTTCGGTGCCGACTTTTTTTATACTTTGGCAAACGAATAGATAATTATATTCGTATTCAATGAAGTAATAATTATAAGTCAGCGTAAATAGCAAGCAGAGCTTCGGAAATTATAAGGTCCTTCTTTGTGATGGGGTCTTTTTTTTTATCTTTGTTATTTACAACCTGAATTAACCTCCAACAACATGATGTTTGACAAAGACGAATTCAGAAAATTTGCCACTAAGCACCAAGGCATCTCGAGTAGTCTGTATGACAGCTACGCCACTCACGTAGAAGGTATGACGCGCTCAGTAATTGAGGAACGCCCTACGAATTTCCGTGAAATTGATGTATTTAGCCGCTTGATGATGGACCGTATTATCTTCTTGGGAACCCAAGTGGATGACCATATCGGAAACATCATTACTGCACAGTTGCTATTCTTGGAATCAGTGGATCCAGGTAAAGATATTTTACTTTATGTAAACTCTCCTGGTGGTAGTGTTTATGCAGGTCTTGGAATCTACGATACCATGCAGTATGTACGCCCTGATGTGGCGACAATCTGTACTGGTTTGGCAGCTTCTATGGGCGCTGTTTTGTTAGCAGGTGGAGCCGCAGGCAAGCGCTCAGCACTTCCACATGCACGCATAATGATTCACCAGCCACTCGGTGGAGCTCAAGGACAGGCTTCCGATATTGAAATCACAGCCCGTCAGATTTTAACGTTGAAAAAAGAACTATACGACATTCTGGTACATCACTCAGGCAAATCCTTTGAAGAGGTGGAGCGTGATTCTGATCGTGATTACTGGATGAAAGCAGATGCTGCCAAGGAGTATGGTCTTATCGACGAAGTGTTAACGCGATAAGCGACCAATGGCATTCCGCATCTGGGATGCGGGATGCTTTTTAAAAAATGTAGTTATATATGGCTCAGATTACTTGTTCGTTTTGTGGGAGACCCAAAAAAGATGTCGATTTAATGGTTTCGGGCATCAATGCTCACATTTGCAACTATTGTATCGATCAGGCATCGCAGATCCTTCAGGAGGACTCGAAGCTGAAAAAAGATAAGAAATCTCCAAAATTCCAATTGAGCAAACCCGCTGAAATCAAGGAATATCTCGACCAGTATGTTGTTGGTCAGGATGATGCCAAGAAGGTACTTTCAGTAGCGGTTTACAATCACTATAAACGTCTGATGCAAGAGAAAGACGTGAATGAAGAAGTGAAGATTGAGAAGTCCAATATTATTCTTGTAGGGGAGACGGGTACGGGTAAAACCTATTTGGCCAGAACCTTGGCAGAGATGCTTGAGGTCCCTTTCTGTATTGCCGATGCGACAGTACTTACAGAAGCAGGTTATGTTGGTGAAGATGTAGAGAGTATTTTGACCCGTTTGTTGCAGGCATCGAATTACGATGTGGAGGCAGCAGAACGTGGTATTGTTTTTATTGATGAGCTGGATAAAATTGCCCGCAAGTCTGATAACCCATCAATCACCCGTGATGTAAGTGGTGAAGGTGTACAGCAGGCTTTGTTGAAGCTTTTGGAAGGAACATCAGTAAATGTTCCGCCGCAAGGTGGGCGTAAGCACCCAGATCAAAAGATGATTGCTGTAAACACAGAAAACATCCTTTTTGTATGTGGTGGTGCTTTTGATGGAATTAAAAAAGACATTGCCCGTCGTATGGATACCCGCCCTTTGGGCTTTGCTTCCAATGACGAAAGCCTTGAAAAAGGAGAGGTGGATAAGGAAAACTTGTTGCAGTACATTACTGCACAGGATTTGAAAAGCTTTGGATTGATCCCGGAGTTGATTGGTCGTTTGCCTGTATTGGCACATTTGAACCCATTGACGGAGGATATCCTGAAGATGATCCTTACCAAGCCTAAAAATGCTTTGACCAAACAATATTCCAAGCTTTTCAAAATGGAAGACATTAAGTTGACTTTCGAACCTGAGGCTTTGGATTATGTAGTTGCTAAAGCCCTTGAATTTAAATTGGGTGCACGTGGTTTACGCTCAATATGTGAGGCCATCTTAACGGATGCCATGTTTGAGTTGCCAGGCAAAGAGGTCGAGAAATTTGTGGTTACAAAGGAATATGCACAACAACAATTTGAGAAGTCTAAATTTTCAAAGTTGCGTGTAGCCTAAGCAGATAAAAGATACTAAAAAGCCCTCAGCGATTGATTTCGCTGAGGGCTTTTTACGTTTTGGTATTTATTGGTTCAGGCAAGATGCTTGAATCAGTGTAAGGTGTTATAGACCATGATTACCTTGTTGATAAAGATTGCCATGCTTATTTATTAATGAGCGTAAAAAATCTGGGGAAATCGGTGTAATCTGTGGACAAATAAACGCTAATACTTATCACGAGATTCCCTGTCGCGAGAGCCCCTCTTGTGATAGCGAACCATGATGGAAAAGACAACTGCTTCAAATCCCCCACATTTTATTATCGGCGCGTTTCGAAGCTTATGTTTTGGTATTTATTGGTTCAAGCGAGATGCTTGAATCAGTGTAAGGTGTTATAGACCATGATTACCCTGATGATAAAGATTGCCATGCTTATTTATTAATGAGTATAAAAAATCTGAGGAAATCGGTGTAATCTGTGGGTAAATAAACGCTAATCCCCCAATCCCTATCACGAGAGGGACTCTCGCGATAGAGGGAGGCTCATAATGGAAAAGACTACTCTTCAAATCCCCCACATTTTATTATTGGCGCGTTTCGAAGCTTATGTTTTGGTATTTATTGGTTCAAGCGAGAGGCTTGAATCGGTATAAGGTGTTATAGACCATGATTACCCTGATGATAAAGATTGCCATGCTTATTTATTAATGAGCGTAAAAAATCTGTGGAAATCGGTGTAATCTGTGGGTAAATAAACGCTAATCCCCCAATCCCTATCACGAGAGGGACTCTCGCGATAGAGGGAGGGTTATAATGGAAAAGACTATTGATTCAAATAGCCCCACATTTTGTTTGCGGCGCGTTCCGAAGCACTTTCCGTTCCTAAAAGTTCAATGTTCCGCTGATAATCTGCCATGATTTCTTGACGGCGGTCGCTGTTTTCATCCAATAGCTGGTCCAGTTCTGCGGTAATATTCTCCACCGTCATTTCGTCTTGAATCAGTTCCTTGATTGCCATTTTATCTAAAATCAAATTCATCAATGCAATGTATTTGATCGTGGATGAAATTTTAATGGCGAACTTCATGATATGGTAGGAGATCGCGTTGATGCGATAACAAACCACCTGAGGTACTTTCCATAGGGCTGTTTCAAGGGTAGCTGTTCCAGAGGTAACCAAGGCAGCTTTGGCATTGGCGTATAAATCGTAGGTTTGGCCAGTGACCAATTTTACATTCGGTAAATCGGCAATTGGGGCGTAAAGCTGACGGTCGAGGTTCGCTACTGCTGCCACCACAAACTGATGTTTGGGGTATTTTTTTACCACCTCGGCAAAGGTAGGCAACATATTGGTCAGCTCCATTTTTCGGCTGCCAGGAAGTAAAGCGATAATATCTTCGTCGGGAGAAAGGTTGTTTTTTGATCGGAAATCAGTATTTACCTGATGGTTCAATACGGCATCTACCACTGGGTTACCGACGTAATCAACCTTCCAGTCAAATTTGGCATAAAAATTCTCCTCGAAAGGCATGATACAGAACATTCTGTCCACGTACTTTTTAAGCTTCCAGGCACGTTTGGTATTCCATGCCCATACTTTCGGGGAGATGTAATAAAATACCTTCAGCCCTTTCTTTTTTGCAAATTCAGCAATTTTCAGATTAAACCCTGCATAGTCGATCAGAATCAATACATCAGGCTGATAGTCCATGACGTCCTTTTTGCATTTCTTCAGAAAGCCCTGAATCGTGCGTAGGTTAGCCAATACCTCAACTACCCCCATAAAGGCCGTTTCTTTATAGTGAGTAACTGGCGCCACACCCGAGGCCGCCTGCATTTCATCACCGCCCCAATAGCGGAAAGTGGCTTCGGCATCCTGTTCTTTGATAGCCTTGATTAAATTGCCTCCGTGTAAGTCTCCAGAGCGTTCTCCTGCGATTAAATAATACTTCATAGCATTTGTTGCGGTCCGCTTTCAAGCGGCCAATTTTGGGTATAAAAAAAGCACCATGATATTGGTGCTTGAATTTATTGTTAAATTCAGTAGTAAAAAATCTTACCGCTGAAATTATTCGCCGTAATATTCTGCGTAGCTGGTACGGGTTTCGTACAGTTTAAGCTTGTGCAGTTCAGCATGACCTTCACTGGCTTCGGCGACCTTAGGGGCTAAAACCTCCCAGATGGCTTTAATAAACACCTCGGCAGTAGTCATTTTTCCTTCCAGAAAATCAACATCTACATTAAGGTTTTTATGATCCACCTTGGCCAATAATTCCTGTTTAATGATTCTTTTGAGGTCACGGAAGTTCATTACCATACCAGTTTCTGGATGCGGTTCTCCCTTCACGGTCACTGTAAGGTCATAATTGTGTCCGTGGAAATGTTCGTTTGCACATTTACCAAAGATCTCTTCATTGACCTCTTTAGACCATTTGTCGTTGTAAAGTTTGTGTGCAGAACAAAAGCTTACGTCTTTGCTTAAATATACCATGTCTCTTTTGAAAATAGCGTGCAAATATAATCCATAAAGATGGTAATCAAAAATTGTGTCAAAAAAGCTGATGCTCAAAAAAATATTTCAAGTAATTGAGTGGTTCATCTGCTACAACTAATTAGAATAATACAATTATTCACTGTTCAATTTCAAGTTGTAGGAAATAAGCCAGTGGAAGTTTTCTATTTCTGTTTTCAAATAAGATATTTGTGTTCATTGCAAGGCCTGTTGGCCTTGGTTTATAGCCATTGATAAATCAAAAATATATGATAGTCGTTACTGGAGCAGCGGGTTTTATCGCCAGCGCCTTAATTGCCAAATTGAATGAATTAGGATTTAATGCCATTATTGCGGTGGATGATTTTGTGAATCTTACACCAGAAAAAGAGCGCAACTTTACAGGAAAGACGATCCAGCGACGGGTAGACCTGGAGGTCTTCCACGGTTGGCTTGATGAGCATCAGGCAGAGGTAGAGTTCATTTTCCACAATGGGGCATGTTCGGCAACGACCATCTTTGACAAGGCCGTTTTTGATAAGTTAAACTACAATTATACGATCAAGCTTTGGCAGCAGTGCGTGGAATATCAATTACCGATCGTGTACGCTTCTTCAGCAGCCACTTATGGCAATGGGGAGTTGGGTTATGACGATGACCATTCGTTTCCTGAAAAGCTCAAGCCTCTAAACTTGTACGGGGAGTCGAAAAACAATTTTGATATCTGGGCTTTGGCTCAGGAAGAAAAGCCATTCTTTTGGGCGGGTTTGAAATACTTCAATGTTTACGGGCCTAATGAATATCACAAACAGCGCATGGCTTCTGTGGTGCATCACGCCTTTAACCAGATCAATGAAAATGGTGCAATGAAGCTTTTCCAAAGCCATAACCCCAATTTTGAGGATGGTGGACAGATGCGGGATTTCGTTTATGTGAAGGATGTCGTTGATGTGCAGATTTTCTTGATGAACAGCCGTAAGCACAGCGGGCTATACAATGTAGGTACAGGCAAAGCGAGAACTTTCAAGTCGTTGGTACAGGCAACTTTCAAGGCGATGGGCAAAACAGAACAGATCTCATATATTCCAACGCCAGAGGATATTCGAGATAAATACCAGTATTTCACGGAAGCAAAAATGGACAAGCTGAGCGCGGCAGGTTACCACAAGCCCTTTCATACTTTAGAAGAGGGGGTAACGGACTATGTCCAAAATTACCTGATGAAAGAAAAAGCCATCTACTAAACAGCAGATGGCTCACAATATGTACTACTTATTATGAAAAGATTATTCGTAAGGATGTTCTTTTCTAATGTAACGTGTCAATACCTATTGGGTTAAGTAGCCCGAAATAATGGGAAGTACTATTTTTGTACTTCCCACTCGTAATTACCCAATCTTTTGCCATTTTCAAAACGTAAGTCCATGACCATGGCAACAGTTTTGTCGTGCAGCTTGATCTTCAGCCGCTCAATATTTTCTATCGTGCTGTGATGTCTTTTTTCCAGTTTAGCGCGTAATTTTTCCCATTGCTCGCAGGAGCCTTCCGATTTGGCCTGATCGCAAAACTCATCAGGGGCAAGATTTTTTATCTCAATATTCATTCTGCCCAGGGCTTCCCCAAGCTCACTCATCGACATCCCAAAGCCTGAAAAAATTTCCGCAAAACCTTTTTCATCTGCATGCTCCATGCGGTTTCCGAAAGTTTCTGCCCACTGTTCAAAAAAAGCCTCGCCTTCAATTTCTTTCCCTTCTTCGTTGGTCACCGTAAATTTACTTAGTTCGCTTTCTTTACATGTTTCGATTTTGATGTTTTGAGCGATAGATTGCCCTGTAACAAAGAGCAGGACAAAAAGCACTGAGGGTATGATGATGTTTTTCATAGGTAGTTATTTTCTATTTGCCTGTTTTAATGAGAAAGTTGTGCCAAACTTATAATGCTTGAATACGGACGCTGAGGCATGATTTTTACTTTTAAGGGTGTTCGGTATCGGACATTGTTGTCCGGATTCGGTCAAAAAAAAACCTTGCGGTCAGGCAAGGTTTGATAAATCTTAGTAGTATCGTTTTCGAGTGAAACAGGCACTGAGCAGCAATAAGAAGACCGCGAGTGTGCCGATCAGCAGCATACCAGCACTTGGGATGGCGAGCCATTCAAGCGCCTCCTTGGCTTCATGCGTCCCTCCAATAGCTGGTGCGGAAAACCCTGCCAATAGCCAGAACAATGAATAACCTAAAGTTCCAAGTCCGAGCATCCAGCTGATGATCAATTTAAAAACCGCGTTGGTGGGTAAGAATGCCAGTAACAGCAATAAACCAACAACAGCCGCTCCGATTGCTCCTGCATGAAGGTGGGCTCTTTTAAGGTATGACCATGATTTACTGATGGTCTTGTCCATTTTTTTCTGATCGCCTTTGTACACGCTCGAAAGAACAGCTTGACCATCTGACTTTAATTGACCTTTCAGAGCTGCTTCATTAGCTCCGAAAACACCTCCTAAGGCAAAGCCACAAAAAATAGTGAATACGGCCAATAGTAATCCCCAGCGGCATGAGCGGATGTTTCTTTCGAAAAATTCCATTTGAGTAAAAGTATTTGTTGATTGATGAAATAAAAGTATATAATAATAAGAACAAAAATGTACTTTATGAAGCTGAATTGCATTTTTAGTCTCTTAAATGCTTAAAGAGTAAGAACATTTCTGTACTGATGCGCTGATTGGCAAGCGTTAGGTTCTCCACCTGCCGATCTTCATAGGGAAGGTGAATCACACGGTCAGCCCCTTTGAGGTAGGGTGAGCTGTTGTCAAGAATGACAGTACAAAAATCCTGATGGGGTACGCCTTTTTCGTTGGGCCTCAGGGAAGTAATTTTTAAAGGAGCTTGCTGATAACCATAGTGCAATTGGTAAATTGGCCTTCCATACTCATCTTTATAGGCGATGAATCCCATTTTTTCAAGGACCTTAATCGTTTCATGGTCAATGCTTCCACCTGTTTCGCTGGCGGCATAAAATGATACCTGCTTGATTTTGAAATAGTGCGCTGCCACGGTCGCCCATGCGAGTGCTAATTGGGTGAGCTGTGGGTCTTGATCAGTGTAAAATAGGAATCGGGCAGGTAAGTTATTGGCCTGTTTTGTGCGGAAATATTGCGCCATTTGTTTAAGCGAAGTGCGTCGGTAGCCTTCCACTTGGTCGTAGGCAGGGATGATATCTTTGTAATGATTGTAAATAATCGGGTAAATGCGCTTTCCTTTAATGTCTTCCACTGTCATGTGTTGGTTCGCCTGTGCCATCAGTTTGGAGGGAATCAAGGAAATCAGCAAGAGGAAAAAAAGCGGTTGATAAATGTTCCTGTTAAAGTGAGCAGTCATCGTGTTGGGAATTTAATAGCGGCACAAAAGTGTGAACTGAGTGGTCAGCGAACAAATATAAGGATAAGATTTAATCTTGAAGGATTTATTTTCGATACGAATGCTTGTAATTTTTGAAGCGCATGCCAATTTATGCGCGCTGTAAGAAGCAAGGGCAAAAAATATTATTTCTGTGGCGGATAGATTAATGGGTATATGTAGAACTTTATGCGGTTTTGAAAGTATAAAATTAAGGAAATCGATCATTAAAAAATATAATCAATATGGATAATACAGGAAAAGGCTTACTTGCATTTTTAGCAGGTGTTTCATTAGGGGTGATTGCGGGCTTGTTGATTGCGCCAGAGTCGGGTGCAGATACACAAGGGCGAATTTCACGCAAAGCGCGGGAATTTGGCGATGATTTAGGCCATCAGGCAGATCAGGGGCGACAAAAAATCAATGATGTTGCAGATCGGATCAGTAAAAAAGCTTCAGGGATGATGTCATAAAAATCAGCCCAGAAAATATTCAAGCGTTACTGCAAAGGTGGTAGCGCTATTTTTTTGTTCTTTTTGATGCTTGGTTTTCGATATTCAAATTAGTTAATTTTTTGTCGATTGCTTAATTTGGGAGTGTTATATCACTAACTATACCAAGTTTGAAAACCTCCAACTTCAAATATGTAACTTTTGAGCAATTTAACAAAGGGTTATTACTGAGCCTTCTGTTGATGTTTTTTCTCTGTGTTTCAGCCTTTTCACAAAGTGGGAAGAAGCAGTCTTTTTCTACTAAAACACCACAAGCCACGATCTCTTCCCACCTTTATTTTTTGGGTAAAGATCATTATCAGCCATCGGTGGCCGCTTATACTATTGCAGGAGATGATATGCAAGTGCAGACTAAGGTTGGCATTGCTATTCAGTTAAAGCAAATTATTGGCAGGTTGGGAGGAATTGACCTGAAGGAGGTTCCTGACAAAAGAAATTATAAAGACGCCTTTTTGGGTGGGGAAAAGAAGTACCAGCCCTTCGAACGGTTTCCTGAAATTTATCTTGAGAAAA is a window from the Persicobacter psychrovividus genome containing:
- the lpxB gene encoding lipid-A-disaccharide synthase, whose product is MKYYLIAGERSGDLHGGNLIKAIKEQDAEATFRYWGGDEMQAASGVAPVTHYKETAFMGVVEVLANLRTIQGFLKKCKKDVMDYQPDVLILIDYAGFNLKIAEFAKKKGLKVFYYISPKVWAWNTKRAWKLKKYVDRMFCIMPFEENFYAKFDWKVDYVGNPVVDAVLNHQVNTDFRSKNNLSPDEDIIALLPGSRKMELTNMLPTFAEVVKKYPKHQFVVAAVANLDRQLYAPIADLPNVKLVTGQTYDLYANAKAALVTSGTATLETALWKVPQVVCYRINAISYHIMKFAIKISSTIKYIALMNLILDKMAIKELIQDEMTVENITAELDQLLDENSDRRQEIMADYQRNIELLGTESASERAANKMWGYLNQ
- the rfaD gene encoding ADP-glyceromanno-heptose 6-epimerase → MIVVTGAAGFIASALIAKLNELGFNAIIAVDDFVNLTPEKERNFTGKTIQRRVDLEVFHGWLDEHQAEVEFIFHNGACSATTIFDKAVFDKLNYNYTIKLWQQCVEYQLPIVYASSAATYGNGELGYDDDHSFPEKLKPLNLYGESKNNFDIWALAQEEKPFFWAGLKYFNVYGPNEYHKQRMASVVHHAFNQINENGAMKLFQSHNPNFEDGGQMRDFVYVKDVVDVQIFLMNSRKHSGLYNVGTGKARTFKSLVQATFKAMGKTEQISYIPTPEDIRDKYQYFTEAKMDKLSAAGYHKPFHTLEEGVTDYVQNYLMKEKAIY
- a CDS encoding YtxH domain-containing protein, whose amino-acid sequence is MDNTGKGLLAFLAGVSLGVIAGLLIAPESGADTQGRISRKAREFGDDLGHQADQGRQKINDVADRISKKASGMMS
- a CDS encoding 6-carboxytetrahydropterin synthase, whose protein sequence is MVYLSKDVSFCSAHKLYNDKWSKEVNEEIFGKCANEHFHGHNYDLTVTVKGEPHPETGMVMNFRDLKRIIKQELLAKVDHKNLNVDVDFLEGKMTTAEVFIKAIWEVLAPKVAEASEGHAELHKLKLYETRTSYAEYYGE